The following coding sequences are from one Granulicella sp. L56 window:
- the kdsA gene encoding 3-deoxy-8-phosphooctulonate synthase, translating to MTNPFDIASVPVGRGQLFLIAGPCVIESETHARKMADSIQRVVSDLGVPYLFKASYDKANRTSIKSFRGPGLVEGCRILRTVSKDTGLPVLTDVHTPQDCKAVSEALGDVEAVLQIPAFLCRQTDLLIAAAETGRAINVKKGQFVAPWDMRHAVEKIRESGNQRVFLTERGASFGYNNLVVDMRSLPVMRAFAPVVFDGTHSVQTPSAGNGVSGGQPEFIPVLARAAVAAGIDGVFLEVHDNPAEAKSDGANALHLNKLKAVLSQLLAVHQAVSSTKI from the coding sequence GTGACTAATCCATTCGACATTGCCAGCGTGCCTGTAGGCCGGGGCCAACTCTTCCTTATCGCGGGCCCCTGCGTCATTGAGTCCGAGACTCATGCGCGCAAGATGGCTGATTCCATTCAGCGCGTTGTCTCTGACCTTGGCGTGCCCTATCTCTTCAAGGCCAGCTATGACAAGGCCAACCGCACCTCCATCAAGAGCTTTCGCGGGCCCGGTCTCGTGGAAGGCTGCCGCATCCTGCGTACCGTCTCGAAGGACACTGGGCTGCCTGTCCTCACCGACGTTCACACCCCGCAGGATTGCAAGGCCGTGAGCGAAGCTCTTGGCGACGTTGAAGCTGTTTTGCAGATTCCTGCCTTTCTCTGCCGCCAGACCGACTTGCTGATTGCGGCTGCCGAGACTGGCCGCGCCATCAATGTGAAAAAGGGCCAGTTTGTGGCTCCCTGGGACATGCGCCATGCTGTCGAGAAGATCCGCGAGAGTGGCAACCAGCGCGTCTTCCTTACGGAGCGGGGAGCCAGCTTTGGTTACAACAATCTGGTCGTCGATATGCGTTCTCTGCCGGTGATGCGAGCTTTCGCACCGGTGGTCTTCGACGGTACCCACTCGGTCCAGACGCCTTCTGCCGGTAACGGTGTTTCAGGGGGACAGCCTGAGTTCATTCCGGTACTCGCGCGCGCTGCGGTCGCGGCGGGAATTGATGGGGTGTTTCTTGAGGTGCATGACAATCCCGCTGAGGCTAAATCTGATGGCGCGAATGCTCTTCATTTGAACAAGCTGAAGGCGGTCCTCTCACAGCTTCTTGCGGTTCACCAGGCAGTAAGCTCAACCAAAATTTAG